Proteins encoded by one window of Listeria cossartiae subsp. cossartiae:
- a CDS encoding Lmo2776 family bacteriocin: MKKKVCVLAIALLTVLSPMGALAAQNLNEGETSLDSLMSANKTGEKVIFSETTTGKKPLLKAAQSAGGGTFWVTWGQDRHYSNYQHTKKTHRSSASNYRATERSSWKAKNNLATAWIKSSLWGNKANWATK; encoded by the coding sequence ATGAAGAAAAAAGTATGTGTTTTAGCGATAGCATTGCTTACAGTGTTATCACCGATGGGCGCTTTAGCTGCTCAAAATCTAAATGAAGGAGAGACTAGCTTAGATTCATTAATGAGCGCAAATAAAACAGGTGAAAAAGTGATTTTTTCTGAGACCACAACAGGAAAAAAACCTCTATTAAAAGCAGCTCAATCAGCTGGAGGCGGCACTTTCTGGGTTACATGGGGGCAAGATAGACATTATTCAAATTATCAGCATACTAAAAAAACGCATAGATCAAGCGCTTCTAACTATAGAGCGACGGAAAGAAGTAGCTGGAAAGCAAAGAATAATCTAGCTACTGCATGGATTAAGTCATCATTATGGGGTAATAAAGCTAATTGGGCTACAAAATAA
- a CDS encoding bacteriocin-associated integral membrane family protein — MKKFLSIIILVTLIIGNVMFFNFISNTLSRDFLFKEQTEVQFKYKEDYQVSDFNNSIKTFSETKNINIAQYTFLGERDLNIYGSNCQFSPNINLKKGDYPNKNQFLANEESGDKKQSGVIYHPSKYWSLKVYDFGQIKNVGLSDTFYVSGLDNQDTYQAFLKEFEQYGEITTKSVDVSWWKYINIPLLMTLLLCFAILFVFTYYYLRYSKQRLLVNRIWGNSELVTLMSLFNKTIIFTLFSVLAILITFVSIFLANGLATYLVEIVWKLLLFNVLLFIFILFPMYFFGLLRIKKIDQAKSDQRMQSSRQHLAINLVIKFVLLCLFIGTFIASHQSLQTLNTRLANIDVWEATKDIFKVKVGVLPEGIQDDLKADKELNDNLSAFYEEGTSKKEMFLMYSNNFQRSETNTFFYETYLKKDSEINSPEGNSVEIDFNYLKLNPIKSIKGQNVEKEAIISDKVLNIIVPNSKKGLEKDIKNTFLDYFYFQKVEVANIYNEALDLPDVALSKEDLSVNIIYAENNQDYFSYDSNTGDFRTGNITDPIAILYTGNIDSSSIGAHVTSSVYFVDKSKGDAFNAILPLISNSNAREITHVTSVYQEVSREITTLKWQIYQQLIGTIILALCLCSFMVLLVLSYYRENLYKQLIYHVFGYSFWKSSKWFVISNLFVSVFSGILIFILSKELVALYFSVVILLIELCVIYFLKEKVINKDFKAILKGEKYD; from the coding sequence ATGAAAAAGTTTCTTTCTATTATTATTTTAGTGACGCTTATCATTGGTAATGTCATGTTTTTTAACTTTATTAGCAATACTTTGTCGCGTGATTTTCTTTTTAAAGAGCAAACGGAAGTGCAGTTTAAGTATAAAGAGGACTACCAAGTTTCGGATTTTAATAATTCTATTAAGACATTTTCAGAAACGAAAAATATTAATATAGCGCAGTATACATTTTTAGGTGAACGCGATTTGAATATTTATGGCTCTAATTGTCAATTTTCGCCAAATATAAACCTAAAGAAAGGAGATTATCCCAATAAAAATCAGTTTTTGGCAAATGAGGAAAGTGGTGACAAAAAACAATCGGGTGTGATTTATCATCCTTCTAAGTATTGGTCTTTAAAGGTTTATGACTTTGGACAGATTAAAAATGTGGGTCTAAGTGATACTTTTTATGTAAGTGGCTTAGATAACCAGGATACTTATCAGGCTTTCTTAAAGGAATTTGAACAGTACGGGGAAATAACTACGAAAAGTGTTGACGTGAGCTGGTGGAAATATATTAATATCCCGTTACTTATGACTTTGCTTTTGTGTTTCGCTATTTTGTTTGTTTTTACATATTACTATTTAAGATACTCTAAACAACGGTTATTAGTTAATCGTATATGGGGGAACTCTGAATTAGTGACATTAATGTCTTTGTTCAATAAAACTATAATATTTACTTTGTTTAGTGTGTTAGCAATTCTGATAACTTTTGTTAGTATTTTTTTAGCAAATGGGCTAGCCACGTACTTAGTGGAGATAGTGTGGAAGTTGCTTTTATTTAATGTACTTTTATTTATTTTTATTCTGTTTCCAATGTATTTCTTTGGATTACTTAGAATAAAGAAAATCGATCAAGCAAAATCAGACCAGCGTATGCAATCATCAAGACAGCATTTGGCAATCAATCTAGTTATTAAATTTGTGCTGCTCTGCTTATTTATAGGTACTTTTATTGCTTCTCATCAATCACTTCAGACATTAAATACAAGACTAGCTAATATTGATGTATGGGAAGCTACAAAGGATATTTTTAAAGTAAAAGTAGGGGTTTTACCTGAGGGGATTCAAGATGACTTAAAAGCTGATAAAGAGCTAAACGACAATTTAAGTGCTTTTTATGAAGAAGGTACATCTAAGAAAGAGATGTTTTTAATGTATTCGAATAATTTTCAGCGAAGTGAAACTAATACTTTTTTCTATGAAACTTATTTGAAAAAGGACTCTGAAATAAACTCACCTGAGGGTAATAGCGTAGAAATTGATTTTAATTACTTAAAATTAAATCCGATTAAAAGTATAAAAGGTCAGAACGTGGAAAAAGAAGCGATAATCAGTGATAAAGTTTTGAATATTATTGTTCCTAATAGTAAGAAGGGACTAGAGAAAGATATAAAAAACACTTTTCTTGATTACTTCTATTTTCAAAAAGTAGAAGTGGCGAATATTTATAACGAAGCTTTAGACCTGCCTGATGTAGCGCTAAGTAAGGAAGACTTAAGTGTTAATATTATTTATGCAGAAAATAATCAAGATTATTTTTCCTATGATAGTAATACTGGGGATTTTAGGACTGGAAATATCACGGATCCAATTGCGATTCTATATACGGGGAATATTGACTCATCTAGTATTGGTGCTCATGTAACTTCTTCTGTATATTTTGTTGATAAATCGAAAGGTGATGCTTTTAACGCTATCTTACCACTTATTAGTAATTCAAATGCAAGAGAAATTACCCATGTAACGAGTGTATATCAAGAAGTATCAAGGGAAATAACTACTTTGAAATGGCAAATATATCAGCAATTGATAGGTACGATTATCTTAGCCCTATGCTTATGCTCTTTTATGGTACTTCTTGTACTGTCCTATTATCGAGAGAACCTATATAAGCAACTAATTTATCATGTATTTGGCTATTCGTTTTGGAAAAGTAGTAAATGGTTTGTTATAAGCAATTTATTTGTGAGTGTTTTTTCTGGAATCCTCATTTTTATTCTTAGCAAAGAACTGGTTGCCCTATATTTTAGCGTTGTTATTCTCCTCATAGAACTGTGTGTTATTTATTTCTTAAAGGAAAAAGTAATTAATAAAGATTTTAAAGCCATACTAAAAGGTGAAAAATATGATTGA
- a CDS encoding ATP-binding cassette domain-containing protein, producing the protein MIELVNVSKKIQDKLILEKVSLSIGAGEFIAVVGESGSGKTTLLNVIGHLDSKDSGQVIINEMEYQTKKEVMTLKKEVLGFIFQNYLLMENETVLENLSISGGENRKLMIEHLEEVGMDESYLAKKVYQLSGGEKQRIAIVRILLKPFQLLLADEPTGNLDDKNKQKIIELFLALKKQGKTIICVTHDPEISGKADRIIYIEKGEIG; encoded by the coding sequence ATGATTGAATTAGTTAATGTCAGTAAAAAGATACAAGATAAATTGATTTTGGAAAAAGTCTCTCTTTCTATTGGAGCTGGTGAATTTATTGCAGTCGTCGGCGAGAGTGGTAGTGGGAAGACCACGCTGCTAAATGTTATCGGACACCTAGATTCAAAAGATAGTGGGCAAGTTATTATTAACGAGATGGAATATCAGACGAAAAAAGAAGTCATGACTCTAAAAAAAGAGGTGTTAGGTTTTATATTCCAAAATTATCTATTGATGGAAAATGAAACAGTGTTAGAAAACTTATCCATTTCAGGTGGGGAAAATCGCAAGCTAATGATAGAGCATTTAGAAGAAGTAGGAATGGATGAGAGCTATTTAGCAAAAAAAGTATACCAATTAAGCGGTGGAGAAAAACAACGGATTGCTATTGTACGCATTTTACTCAAACCATTTCAACTTTTACTTGCGGACGAACCAACAGGCAATTTAGATGATAAAAACAAACAAAAAATCATTGAATTATTTTTAGCCTTGAAAAAGCAAGGTAAGACTATCATTTGTGTTACGCATGACCCGGAAATATCCGGAAAAGCAGATCGGATCATTTATATTGAGAAGGGAGAAATAGGATGA
- a CDS encoding bacteriocin-like WGxF protein (Built to rescue LMOF2365_14255 during structural annotation change regression.): MKIVSISLVNSLLILLVVLIHKIFFRVLLLGYENLFIYWGSFVLIYFILNLITNRLLLSRA; this comes from the coding sequence ATGAAAATTGTTAGTATTTCTTTAGTAAATAGTCTATTAATACTCTTAGTGGTGCTTATTCATAAAATTTTCTTTAGGGTATTATTGCTTGGATATGAAAACTTGTTTATCTATTGGGGCTCCTTTGTATTAATTTATTTTATTTTGAATTTAATTACGAATAGGTTGCTGTTATCCAGGGCTTAA